One Roseimaritima multifibrata DNA window includes the following coding sequences:
- a CDS encoding AAA family ATPase, producing the protein MPESGCGAVSDRIAGAPHKRDDIGLELFVSTYWEHFAVPSRSSDDPILESIRLYRETLKQTEKLYVEGGELLRGSYGWLVSSDAENAIGIADQMFDLHQGLVMKVYAHSLPASRQRTLEQRQLGRTLLQHLWGEPVIGNQLKDAVDWLIREAEKFRWLDLLKPFAELPPLRDSWGQVNGVVIQMANLVCKADGEFGPLDQQHLKTLQNELDRIGGNAPERFPSDVAPQREALQWIRDEAARLRSGAATVERSPSHLPVDVETETPKPSSSLGPKRNLPANSQSPPTPSKSNEPEAPEDTRTPEQKLADAMAKLNRLVGLDNIKDQVNTLANFLKLENRRKEEGLPSTTPSLHMAFVGNPGTGKTTVARIVAEIFSALGVLPNGQLVETDRSGLVAEYAGQTGPKTNAKIDEALGGVLFVDEAYTLIDSSGQDQYGREAVQTLLKRMEDQREQLVVILAGYPQEMEGMIRSNPGLSSRVGTTMHFEDYSPVELAKIFELIAGAAKYTLPTESRRRLLYGFDYLYQGRDRHFGNGRCARNSFERSVRRLANRIAERTDIDRQLLTTLEGEDIEVAGILLSHLAALAGQEREVLVTCAQCQATQAISDQKLGCESICTVCKKPFTPKWGAFVPVGPPQSTAEEDG; encoded by the coding sequence ATGCCGGAAAGCGGGTGCGGGGCGGTTTCCGATCGCATTGCGGGGGCTCCTCACAAACGCGATGATATTGGTCTGGAACTATTCGTCTCGACTTATTGGGAACACTTCGCCGTGCCTAGCCGCTCTTCCGACGATCCTATTCTTGAATCCATTCGCCTTTATCGTGAAACGCTAAAACAAACCGAAAAACTGTACGTCGAAGGAGGGGAACTGCTGCGGGGGAGCTACGGTTGGCTGGTCAGCAGTGACGCTGAAAATGCCATCGGGATTGCGGATCAGATGTTTGATCTGCACCAGGGATTGGTCATGAAGGTTTACGCCCATTCGCTTCCGGCCAGCCGCCAGCGAACGCTCGAACAACGTCAGCTAGGGCGGACATTGCTGCAGCATCTGTGGGGGGAACCGGTCATCGGAAATCAGCTTAAGGATGCGGTCGATTGGTTGATCCGTGAAGCGGAAAAATTTCGGTGGCTCGACCTTTTAAAACCGTTTGCGGAACTGCCGCCTTTGCGAGATTCCTGGGGCCAGGTTAACGGCGTCGTCATCCAAATGGCGAATTTGGTTTGTAAGGCGGACGGTGAATTTGGTCCCCTGGATCAACAGCACCTGAAAACGCTTCAAAATGAACTCGATCGTATTGGAGGGAACGCCCCGGAACGTTTCCCCTCCGACGTCGCTCCGCAGCGTGAAGCTTTGCAGTGGATCCGTGATGAGGCGGCACGTCTGCGCAGCGGAGCCGCTACGGTTGAAAGAAGCCCATCCCACTTGCCGGTCGATGTCGAAACCGAAACGCCCAAGCCGTCCTCTTCGTTAGGGCCCAAAAGAAATTTACCCGCAAATTCGCAGTCGCCGCCAACACCATCGAAATCGAACGAACCAGAGGCCCCTGAAGATACTCGGACGCCCGAGCAAAAGCTGGCCGATGCGATGGCTAAACTGAATCGCTTGGTTGGCCTGGACAATATCAAGGATCAGGTCAATACGCTGGCTAATTTCCTTAAACTGGAAAATCGACGCAAGGAAGAAGGTCTTCCCTCGACCACGCCCAGTCTGCATATGGCGTTTGTGGGGAATCCAGGAACCGGTAAAACGACGGTTGCCCGAATTGTGGCCGAAATCTTTTCGGCGCTCGGTGTGCTCCCCAATGGCCAGTTGGTGGAAACGGACCGGAGTGGTTTGGTGGCAGAATACGCCGGCCAAACAGGGCCCAAAACGAATGCGAAAATCGACGAGGCTCTTGGCGGGGTCCTGTTTGTGGACGAAGCCTACACGTTGATCGACAGCAGTGGGCAGGACCAGTACGGCCGCGAAGCCGTCCAGACATTGTTGAAACGAATGGAAGACCAGCGGGAACAGTTAGTGGTCATCTTGGCGGGGTACCCTCAGGAAATGGAAGGGATGATCCGCAGCAATCCTGGGCTTAGTTCCCGCGTCGGGACGACGATGCATTTCGAGGATTACTCGCCCGTCGAGCTGGCCAAAATCTTTGAACTGATCGCCGGGGCGGCCAAGTACACGCTTCCAACGGAGTCGCGCCGTCGCTTGCTGTATGGATTCGATTATCTCTATCAGGGACGTGATCGACACTTTGGCAACGGTCGCTGCGCCCGCAACAGTTTCGAACGCAGTGTCCGCCGGTTGGCAAATCGGATCGCTGAGCGAACCGACATCGATCGCCAGTTGTTGACCACATTGGAAGGAGAGGACATCGAAGTGGCCGGAATCCTCTTAAGCCATTTAGCCGCTTTGGCCGGGCAGGAAAGAGAAGTGTTGGTCACCTGTGCCCAGTGCCAAGCAACGCAAGCGATTTCGGATCAAAAATTGGGTTGCGAGTCGATTTGCACGGTCTGTAAAAAGCCTTTTACACCAAAGTGGGGGGCATTCGTGCCAGTCGGCCCCCCGCAGTCGACGGCGGAAGAGGACGGGTAA
- a CDS encoding circularly permuted type 2 ATP-grasp protein: MANQKQSQSSATFLNGYDTANFFDELVNSNGSPRPDATALVDLLNRMPPGELKKRQSAIERSLFEMGITFTVYSDSAGTEKIMPFDIIPRIVPAILWNHIEAGLKQRIKALNMFLSDIYSEQAIVKEGILPRELIDSASTFLPQCMGLKPFNDVWCHVTGTDLVRDDSGAFYVLEDNLRCPSGASYVMQNRFLMKKNFPQVFQASQVRPVNDYPARLYQMLRQMAPPSVSDPTVVVLTPGVYNSAYYEHSYFAQQMGIELVEGRDLVVKDNFVFMRTTEGLQQVDMIYRRIDDIFLDPEVFRKDSVLGVAGLMRAYRAGNVSLANAPGTGVADDKVIYAYVPDMIRFYLGEKQILPNVPTYVCIREEDRKYVLSHMDELVIKAANESGGYGILIGPHATQEERDAYAAKIKENPRNFVAQPTLSLSRVPTVVGDGVEGRHVDLRPYILCGSDDIWVMPGGLTRVALRKGSLVVNSSQGGGSKDTWVAAEPGQAVAEI; encoded by the coding sequence ATGGCAAATCAAAAACAATCGCAGTCGTCAGCCACTTTTCTTAACGGCTACGACACGGCCAACTTTTTCGATGAACTTGTTAATTCAAATGGCAGTCCACGGCCGGATGCAACCGCCTTGGTCGATCTTCTGAACCGGATGCCTCCGGGAGAACTGAAAAAACGCCAGTCCGCCATTGAACGCTCGCTGTTTGAAATGGGGATTACTTTTACGGTCTACAGCGATAGCGCTGGGACGGAAAAGATCATGCCGTTTGACATCATTCCGCGGATCGTCCCGGCCATTTTATGGAACCACATCGAAGCGGGCCTGAAGCAGCGGATCAAGGCCTTGAATATGTTCTTGTCCGATATCTATTCGGAACAAGCGATTGTTAAGGAAGGGATCCTGCCACGCGAATTGATCGATTCGGCTTCAACATTTCTCCCTCAGTGCATGGGATTGAAACCTTTCAATGATGTCTGGTGTCATGTGACGGGAACCGATTTGGTTCGAGACGATTCAGGCGCATTTTATGTTCTGGAGGATAACCTGAGGTGTCCCTCCGGAGCATCGTATGTGATGCAGAATCGCTTTTTGATGAAAAAGAACTTTCCGCAGGTGTTTCAGGCGTCTCAGGTGCGGCCGGTGAACGATTACCCGGCACGCCTGTACCAGATGCTTCGTCAGATGGCACCTCCATCGGTAAGCGATCCAACGGTCGTGGTTTTGACGCCGGGCGTTTACAACAGTGCCTACTACGAACATTCCTATTTTGCTCAGCAAATGGGAATCGAACTGGTCGAAGGTCGCGATCTGGTTGTCAAAGACAACTTCGTTTTTATGCGAACGACCGAAGGGCTGCAGCAGGTCGATATGATCTATCGGCGGATCGATGACATCTTTTTGGACCCCGAAGTTTTTCGCAAGGATTCGGTGTTGGGCGTTGCGGGATTGATGCGAGCCTACCGAGCGGGGAACGTTTCGCTGGCGAATGCCCCGGGGACGGGGGTCGCCGATGACAAGGTGATTTACGCTTACGTGCCGGATATGATTCGTTTCTACTTGGGCGAGAAACAGATTTTGCCAAACGTCCCAACGTATGTCTGCATCCGGGAAGAGGATCGCAAATACGTGCTCAGTCACATGGATGAATTGGTCATCAAAGCGGCCAACGAATCCGGAGGCTACGGAATTCTGATCGGGCCGCATGCGACTCAAGAAGAACGGGATGCTTACGCCGCGAAGATCAAAGAAAACCCTCGGAATTTTGTGGCGCAGCCAACCCTTTCGTTGTCTCGCGTCCCGACCGTTGTTGGCGATGGCGTCGAAGGACGGCATGTCGATCTGCGTCCTTACATCTTGTGCGGTAGCGATGATATTTGGGTTATGCCCGGCGGCCTGACTCGAGTTGCTTTGCGAAAAGGGTCCCTGGTGGTGAATTCATCGCAGGGAGGTGGAAGCAAAGATACCTGGGTTGCCGCCGAACCTGGCCAAGCGGTCGCCGAAATCTAG
- a CDS encoding alpha-E domain-containing protein produces MLSRVAESIYWMSRQVERAENLARFLEVTHHLILDQPDTLVDPWAPLIQVTADNELFAERYGVMNAENVTQFLAFDTTYGNSMLSSLRQARGNARGVRESISSEAFEQLNEFYRFVSTSAQSPAVRDPQVFFDSVRRHAIQWTGVVDSTMPRGIAWHFANVGRLLERADKSLRILDVKYFNILPRVEDVGTAVDDLQWSALLSAISGFEAYRHKHHLIRVEKVIEFFLFNPIFPRSVLFCVLWLRDSLQQIETVSKQDSESAALPLADRLCEHLLATQVEQVLEIGMHQFIDDMQTELNEIGKAMNLDFFQVETH; encoded by the coding sequence ATGCTTTCACGAGTCGCAGAGTCGATCTACTGGATGAGTCGTCAGGTAGAAAGGGCCGAAAACCTGGCGCGTTTCTTGGAAGTGACTCATCATTTGATTCTTGACCAACCCGATACGCTTGTCGATCCTTGGGCTCCGTTGATTCAGGTGACCGCCGACAACGAACTGTTCGCAGAACGTTATGGGGTTATGAATGCGGAAAATGTGACCCAGTTTTTGGCTTTCGATACGACGTACGGAAATTCGATGCTCTCCAGCCTGCGGCAGGCGAGGGGGAACGCTCGGGGAGTACGTGAATCGATTTCTTCGGAAGCCTTTGAGCAGCTGAATGAATTCTACCGGTTCGTCAGCACCTCGGCCCAATCCCCGGCCGTGAGGGATCCTCAAGTCTTCTTTGATTCGGTCCGGCGGCACGCCATTCAGTGGACCGGGGTCGTCGATAGTACGATGCCGCGTGGGATCGCTTGGCATTTTGCCAATGTGGGGCGGCTGCTTGAACGCGCCGATAAATCACTGCGGATCCTGGACGTTAAGTACTTCAATATTTTGCCTCGCGTCGAAGACGTTGGGACCGCGGTGGATGACCTTCAGTGGTCCGCCCTGCTGTCTGCGATCAGTGGGTTTGAAGCCTATCGCCACAAGCATCATCTGATCCGTGTTGAGAAAGTGATCGAGTTCTTTCTGTTCAACCCTATTTTTCCTCGGTCGGTGTTGTTCTGCGTCTTGTGGTTGCGAGATTCTTTGCAGCAGATCGAAACCGTTTCCAAGCAAGATTCAGAATCTGCTGCACTTCCGCTTGCGGATCGCCTATGCGAACACCTGTTGGCAACGCAGGTTGAGCAGGTTCTTGAAATTGGTATGCATCAATTCATCGATGACATGCAAACGGAATTGAATGAAATTGGCAAAGCGATGAACCTAGACTTTTTTCAGGTGGAAACTCACTGA
- a CDS encoding transglutaminase family protein has translation MTIRVALHHETEYCYSRPIKVGPQLVRLRPAYHGRTPIDAYSLRIEPGDHFQNWQQDPYGNPIARMVFPDPCSHLKITVDLVADMTVINPFDFFVEEESDCWPFEYDADLKKQLDPYLAVSEPTPLFAKWVKSLPTKADRIVDFLVEVNQQFKDRVDYLVRMEPGVQSPEETLQLSSGSCRDSAWLMVESFRQIGLAARFVSGYLIQLAADEKPLFGEPGPDTDFCDLHAWTEVFLPGAGWVGLDATSGLFAGEGHIPLACTPSYTGAAPITGGHEACDVEFHHAMSVSRYYEDPRVTKPYSDSQWAEILKVGEEVDANLKAEDVRLTMGGEPTFVSTDNMEDPQWNTEAVGEEKRVLSNVLLLRLRDQFAPGGLLHYGQGKWYPGESLPRWALSCLWRLDGEPIWKDPQWIADEGKDYKHTPEDAGHFVKHLARELNISAKMTFPVYEDTFHYLWRENQLPIDVDPKDPKLADPNERAMMIRTFQSGLGAAVGYVLPLRRAWWQAQAGWIGGRWPVRSETVYLIPGDSPIGLRLPLGSLPSSSEATANLDTLPFDPMAPRGPLPSSGHLPKGNEPEVVRDGARADPERDHSHPINPQVLDEEDQDNLPTSDVVVRTTLCVECRHGRLHVFMPPTQRLEDYLDLIEAVEATCAALDLPVIIEGYLPPPDHRVEIFKVTPDPGVIEINTQPSESWSELVHLTETLYEEARHCHLGTDKFDLDGRHTGTGGGNHIVLGSKTPGDSPFLRRPDLLASMLRFWNNHPAFSYLFSSRFIGPTSQAPRFDESRRDAVYEMEIALQQVPSREEKIPPWLVDRLFRDLLVDLTGNTHRAEICIDKMYSPDSVTGRLGLVELRGFEMPPHARMSLAQQLLIRNIVAAFWKQPNQRPLSHWGTALHDRFMLPHFVWQDLCDAIAELKTFENGASIDPMWFVPHHEFRFPKIGEVVYQGVRLQLHSAIEPWYVMGEEPAGGGTARFVDSSVERIQVLVDQFDATRYGILCNGVPVPMHPTGVEGQYVAGIRFRAWQPPRCLHPTIGIHAPLRVEIVDLNNARSIGGCTYHVAHPGGRGTDRFPINANEAESRRAARFETIGMTSGVIADLHPAPPHGALDYPVTLDLRRIAR, from the coding sequence ATGACTATTCGCGTCGCACTGCACCACGAAACCGAATACTGCTATTCACGACCAATTAAGGTTGGCCCGCAGTTGGTTCGATTGCGTCCTGCCTACCATGGCCGGACTCCAATCGATGCTTACAGCCTGCGGATCGAACCGGGGGATCACTTTCAAAACTGGCAGCAGGATCCCTATGGAAATCCAATCGCTCGCATGGTTTTTCCCGATCCTTGTTCGCACCTGAAAATCACGGTCGATTTGGTCGCGGATATGACCGTCATCAATCCGTTTGACTTCTTTGTCGAAGAGGAAAGTGATTGTTGGCCCTTTGAATATGATGCCGATCTAAAGAAACAACTGGATCCTTATTTGGCGGTTTCTGAACCAACGCCACTGTTTGCCAAATGGGTTAAGTCCCTGCCGACCAAAGCCGACCGAATCGTCGATTTTTTGGTCGAAGTCAATCAGCAATTCAAGGACCGCGTCGATTACCTTGTGCGAATGGAACCGGGCGTCCAGTCGCCGGAAGAAACGTTACAGCTGAGCAGTGGATCGTGCCGTGATTCGGCTTGGCTGATGGTGGAATCCTTTCGCCAGATCGGTTTGGCTGCACGGTTTGTTTCAGGGTACTTGATTCAATTGGCTGCGGATGAAAAACCGTTGTTTGGCGAACCCGGCCCCGATACCGATTTTTGTGACCTGCATGCCTGGACCGAAGTCTTTCTTCCCGGTGCCGGTTGGGTCGGGCTGGATGCGACCAGTGGACTGTTTGCTGGTGAAGGGCATATCCCCCTTGCTTGCACTCCGTCATACACCGGGGCGGCCCCGATTACCGGGGGACATGAGGCATGTGATGTCGAATTCCACCACGCTATGTCGGTATCTCGCTATTACGAAGATCCTCGCGTTACCAAACCCTACTCCGATTCCCAGTGGGCCGAAATCCTAAAGGTCGGGGAAGAGGTCGATGCGAATCTTAAAGCGGAAGATGTCCGTCTGACGATGGGAGGCGAACCGACGTTTGTCTCTACCGACAACATGGAAGACCCGCAGTGGAATACCGAAGCGGTCGGAGAAGAAAAACGGGTCCTTAGCAATGTGCTGCTGCTTCGCTTGCGTGATCAATTTGCTCCCGGTGGGTTGCTGCACTACGGCCAAGGGAAATGGTATCCCGGGGAATCGTTGCCGCGCTGGGCTTTGTCCTGTTTGTGGCGTCTGGATGGAGAACCGATTTGGAAAGACCCGCAGTGGATCGCCGATGAAGGGAAAGACTACAAGCACACGCCCGAGGATGCTGGCCATTTTGTAAAGCACCTGGCCAGAGAACTAAACATCAGCGCGAAAATGACGTTTCCCGTCTATGAGGATACGTTTCATTACCTGTGGCGCGAAAACCAGTTGCCGATCGATGTTGATCCCAAGGACCCCAAGCTTGCCGATCCCAACGAGCGGGCGATGATGATCCGCACCTTCCAAAGTGGATTGGGAGCGGCCGTTGGGTATGTGCTGCCATTGCGACGAGCCTGGTGGCAGGCTCAGGCGGGCTGGATCGGTGGTCGTTGGCCTGTCCGTAGCGAAACGGTTTATCTGATCCCTGGGGATTCCCCGATTGGCTTGCGTTTGCCGTTGGGGTCGTTGCCGTCCTCTAGTGAGGCGACGGCCAACTTAGATACGCTGCCATTTGATCCGATGGCTCCTCGAGGCCCGTTGCCCAGCAGTGGGCATCTGCCGAAGGGGAACGAACCTGAAGTCGTTCGCGATGGCGCACGTGCCGATCCAGAGCGTGATCACTCGCACCCAATCAATCCACAAGTCTTGGATGAGGAAGATCAGGACAACCTGCCAACCAGCGATGTGGTGGTGCGGACGACGCTGTGCGTCGAATGCCGGCACGGTCGCCTGCATGTCTTCATGCCGCCAACGCAACGTCTGGAAGATTACCTCGATCTGATCGAGGCCGTCGAAGCGACCTGTGCGGCGTTGGATTTACCGGTGATCATCGAAGGCTATCTACCGCCTCCGGACCACCGCGTCGAAATCTTTAAGGTCACTCCCGATCCCGGAGTGATTGAAATCAATACGCAGCCATCGGAATCATGGAGTGAACTGGTTCACCTGACCGAAACGCTTTACGAAGAAGCGCGTCACTGTCATTTGGGAACCGATAAATTTGACTTGGACGGTCGGCATACCGGTACAGGAGGCGGCAACCATATCGTCCTAGGAAGTAAAACTCCGGGCGACAGCCCATTTCTGCGGCGTCCCGATCTGTTGGCAAGTATGCTGCGGTTTTGGAACAACCATCCCGCATTCTCGTATCTTTTCAGCAGCCGGTTCATCGGCCCGACCAGTCAGGCTCCGCGGTTCGATGAAAGCCGTCGTGATGCTGTCTACGAAATGGAGATTGCCCTTCAGCAGGTTCCGTCGCGTGAAGAGAAGATACCGCCGTGGTTGGTCGATCGACTGTTCCGCGATCTGTTGGTCGACCTGACCGGGAACACGCACCGAGCGGAAATTTGCATTGATAAAATGTATTCGCCCGATAGTGTCACCGGCCGATTGGGGTTGGTTGAATTGCGTGGGTTTGAAATGCCGCCGCATGCTCGTATGAGTCTGGCTCAGCAATTGTTGATTCGGAATATTGTGGCGGCCTTCTGGAAACAGCCCAACCAACGGCCGCTGTCGCACTGGGGGACTGCCTTGCATGACCGGTTCATGTTGCCTCACTTCGTTTGGCAGGATCTATGCGACGCCATCGCCGAATTGAAGACTTTTGAAAACGGTGCATCGATCGACCCGATGTGGTTTGTGCCACACCATGAATTTCGCTTCCCGAAAATTGGAGAAGTCGTCTACCAAGGGGTTCGCTTGCAATTGCATTCAGCGATCGAACCTTGGTACGTGATGGGCGAAGAACCTGCCGGAGGGGGGACCGCTCGGTTCGTCGATTCGTCGGTCGAACGCATTCAGGTTCTGGTCGATCAATTCGATGCGACTCGGTACGGGATCCTCTGCAACGGAGTGCCCGTTCCGATGCACCCCACGGGCGTTGAGGGGCAATATGTTGCGGGGATTCGATTCCGCGCTTGGCAGCCGCCCCGTTGCTTGCATCCGACGATAGGGATTCACGCTCCGCTGCGTGTGGAGATTGTCGATCTTAATAATGCCCGTTCGATCGGTGGGTGTACGTACCACGTTGCTCATCCGGGCGGGCGTGGCACCGATCGCTTCCCGATTAATGCGAATGAAGCGGAATCACGGCGGGCGGCTCGGTTTGAAACCATTGGGATGACCAGCGGTGTGATCGCCGATCTCCATCCGGCTCCGCCTCATGGTGCACTTGATTACCCGGTCACTCTGGATCTAAGGCGAATCGCTCGCTAA
- a CDS encoding circularly permuted type 2 ATP-grasp protein: protein MPAPPVVQAAPPFDVQRPVGKAYDECRLADGTIRPGWQPIVDGFNRRGTQGLQNAAAETERLVRESGANFQTVGSGQSSLRPWQLGPIPLVLDSQTWSHLETGLQQRVRLLEAVLADLLGPQHLLKERILPAELLSANPEYPRTYHELPHLGPRLNISATDLARASDGKWWVTGDRTRAPSGLGYALENRVITSRVSPKLIRRSNVTRLAGFFSTLQEHLNSLSPHRNENPRVAILTPGKESYRYVEDAYLARYLGYTLVQGRDLAVRGNRLNLKTLGGLVPIDVLWRHISDRQCDPLELNPSSQQGVTGLLQAIRAKRVAVANSIGTNLSQMPALLPFLTAASQFLFQETPILPSIATYWCGGEQECKYVLENLDSLMLRPAFFVTRHSALVPAEMTAEEKSELVRKIKANPHQYVAQQRPSRSVTPVWHNGQMQSWHVALRSFHVQTESKIAVLPGGLVRVSPDSASLDQNPTTGRLGQDCWVVANEPVDHETSLLSSSRQPVRLVRGGAELPSRVAESLFWFGRSAERTEIIARLLRCILFRIAGETETSEMPELPRMVAALAALGQIEPDHAIEEFGSLLPALESALPESLYRQDNPYNLRAGIVGMVENAAAVHDRISLDAYRMIHKIHEHLVAPRADLQLDIGTAINRLDGLISDLLALSGVASESMTRTHGWRFMQLGRRIERAYQTAELLLATLQNPILDERPLLESLLQATDSLMTYRARYLLQLQPCAAIDLMINDDSNPRSIQFQLNKMCWLLNELPTEDSQFGLGEDQKLVRQLAHQTLMSDPQQLSETDAKGNRPALEALLSDLIEQLPRVSDLIAARYLLHTGGRQELTGRLTAAAASTLPK, encoded by the coding sequence TTGCCAGCCCCTCCTGTGGTCCAAGCCGCCCCTCCATTCGACGTTCAGCGTCCCGTCGGCAAAGCCTACGATGAATGCCGTCTGGCCGATGGCACGATTCGACCTGGTTGGCAGCCGATCGTCGATGGATTTAATCGACGAGGGACGCAGGGGCTGCAAAATGCGGCGGCGGAAACGGAGCGTTTGGTTCGAGAAAGTGGAGCCAATTTCCAGACGGTTGGAAGTGGCCAAAGCTCCCTTCGGCCGTGGCAGCTTGGCCCGATTCCGCTCGTTTTGGATTCGCAGACCTGGTCTCATTTGGAAACCGGTCTGCAACAGCGGGTCCGACTGTTGGAAGCGGTACTGGCCGATTTGCTGGGGCCGCAACACTTGCTCAAAGAGCGGATCTTGCCAGCGGAATTGCTGAGTGCAAATCCGGAGTATCCGAGGACCTATCATGAATTGCCACATCTTGGTCCACGGCTGAATATCAGCGCGACCGATTTGGCTAGAGCAAGTGATGGGAAGTGGTGGGTGACCGGCGACCGCACGCGGGCTCCCAGTGGGCTGGGGTATGCCCTTGAGAACCGAGTGATTACCAGCCGTGTTTCCCCAAAATTGATTCGTCGCAGCAATGTCACACGGTTGGCTGGTTTCTTCAGTACGCTGCAAGAACATCTCAATTCCTTGTCGCCCCACAGGAATGAAAACCCTCGAGTCGCGATTCTGACGCCCGGGAAAGAGAGTTACCGATATGTCGAAGATGCGTATCTGGCTCGCTACCTTGGATACACGCTGGTTCAAGGCCGAGATCTAGCGGTTCGTGGAAATCGACTGAACCTGAAGACCCTTGGTGGCTTGGTGCCGATCGACGTGCTCTGGCGACATATCTCGGACCGACAATGCGATCCGTTAGAATTGAATCCCAGTTCCCAGCAGGGCGTCACTGGATTGCTTCAGGCGATACGCGCCAAACGGGTCGCGGTCGCAAATAGTATCGGTACCAATCTGTCGCAGATGCCCGCTTTGCTTCCTTTTTTGACGGCGGCTTCACAGTTCCTCTTTCAAGAAACCCCGATTCTTCCCAGCATCGCCACCTATTGGTGCGGCGGGGAGCAGGAATGTAAGTACGTTCTTGAAAATCTAGATTCTCTGATGCTTCGTCCGGCGTTTTTCGTCACCCGCCACTCCGCGTTGGTGCCCGCAGAGATGACCGCGGAGGAAAAATCAGAATTGGTACGGAAGATCAAAGCCAATCCCCATCAGTACGTCGCCCAGCAACGTCCTTCGCGAAGCGTTACGCCGGTCTGGCACAATGGACAAATGCAATCATGGCACGTCGCCCTGCGATCATTCCATGTTCAAACCGAATCCAAAATCGCCGTTTTACCGGGCGGCCTGGTGCGGGTCAGCCCCGATTCCGCGTCGCTGGATCAAAACCCGACCACCGGTAGGTTAGGGCAGGATTGCTGGGTGGTAGCGAATGAACCGGTCGACCATGAAACGTCACTGCTATCTTCTTCACGCCAGCCGGTTCGTTTGGTGCGTGGCGGAGCAGAACTGCCTAGCCGTGTCGCAGAGAGTCTTTTCTGGTTTGGCCGAAGTGCGGAGCGGACCGAGATCATTGCTCGCCTGTTGCGGTGCATCTTGTTTCGGATCGCTGGTGAAACCGAAACAAGCGAAATGCCGGAACTGCCTCGGATGGTCGCGGCACTGGCTGCCCTTGGGCAAATCGAACCCGATCATGCGATCGAAGAATTCGGTAGCCTCTTGCCGGCACTTGAATCGGCGCTGCCTGAATCGCTTTATCGTCAAGACAATCCCTATAATTTGCGAGCTGGGATTGTCGGGATGGTGGAGAACGCGGCGGCCGTCCACGATCGCATCTCTTTGGATGCGTACCGGATGATTCACAAAATTCACGAGCATCTGGTTGCACCGCGAGCCGACTTGCAGCTGGATATTGGGACCGCAATCAATCGGTTGGATGGATTGATCTCGGACCTGTTGGCTTTGTCAGGGGTCGCTAGTGAAAGCATGACTCGGACTCACGGTTGGCGATTCATGCAATTGGGCCGGCGGATCGAAAGGGCTTATCAAACAGCCGAATTGCTGTTGGCAACATTGCAGAATCCTATTCTCGATGAACGCCCTCTGTTGGAATCCCTGCTGCAAGCGACCGATAGCCTGATGACCTATCGAGCACGGTATCTTTTGCAGTTACAGCCTTGTGCGGCGATCGATCTGATGATCAATGATGATTCCAATCCCCGCTCGATCCAATTCCAGTTGAACAAGATGTGCTGGTTGTTGAACGAGCTGCCAACGGAAGACAGCCAGTTCGGCCTTGGTGAGGATCAGAAACTTGTCCGTCAGTTGGCTCACCAAACTTTAATGTCCGATCCTCAGCAACTTTCGGAAACCGATGCCAAGGGGAATCGACCGGCTTTAGAGGCACTGCTCAGCGATTTAATTGAACAGTTGCCAAGAGTCTCGGATTTGATCGCCGCTCGGTACTTGCTCCATACCGGTGGACGCCAGGAATTGACTGGTCGCCTAACCGCTGCCGCCGCCTCCACTCTGCCGAAATAG